The proteins below come from a single Pedosphaera parvula Ellin514 genomic window:
- a CDS encoding 50S ribosomal protein L27, whose protein sequence is TAGQNVGTGRDWTLFALVDGKVFFDKDSRRVNVEAVAIPANN, encoded by the coding sequence CACCGCCGGCCAAAACGTTGGCACCGGTCGTGATTGGACCCTGTTCGCTCTCGTTGATGGCAAGGTATTTTTCGACAAGGACAGCCGCCGCGTCAACGTGGAAGCTGTTGCTATTCCGGCGAATAACTAA